Within Vicia villosa cultivar HV-30 ecotype Madison, WI unplaced genomic scaffold, Vvil1.0 ctg.000014F_1_1_3, whole genome shotgun sequence, the genomic segment CAAATGCAAATATTGTGAGAAGATCGTCTCTGGAGGTGTTTACGGTTTGAAGCACCATTTGGCTGGAACACAAAAGGATGTTGTAGCCTGCTTATGCGTTCCAATTGAAGTTAAGGTTCAGATGTGGGATGTTGTTGCATCCTTGCAACAAAAACTTGTTAAGAAAACACAAACTGCAGAGTTTGAGGAACAAATTAATGTCATTGTTGAATCGGCGGATGAAAccggaaaaagaaaaaatatttgcaGATGCTGATGGTGCAGCCAATCTTTTTAAGAGAAAGAACAATCAAACTACTATCAATAGCATTTTCAAGAAGAGTGTGAGGGAAGATGCATGCATGTATATTGCTTCTTTCTTTTACAACAATGTTATTCCTTTCAATGCGGTGAAGAGTGAAGAATTTCTGAAGATGTGTGCTTCTATTGCCCGACATGGTATAGGATTTAAGCCAACATCATACCATGAGCTAAGGGTGACATATTTGAACAAACAGGTTGAAGCAACAAAGCTGATTTTGGAAGAACATAAAGTTGTTTGGAAGAAATCAGGATGCACCATTATGACAGATGGGTGGACGAACCGAAGGAGGAGAACTATACTTAATTTTTTGGTAAATAGTCCTAAGGGAACTACTTTCCTTAAGTCTATTGATGCATCAGACATCACCAAGATAGTTGATAAAGTATTCAATATGATGGATGAGATCGTTGATGAGATTGGGGAAGAAAAAGTTGTTCAAGTCGTCACGGACAATGCATCAAACTATAAGGCAGCAGACGAATTGTTGATGCAGAAGCGGAAGCACTTGTATTGGACACCTTGTGCCGCTCACTGCATCGACTTGATGCTGGAGGATTTTGAGAAAAACATACCCCTCCACAAGGAGACAGTCTCTACTGGTAAAAGAATTACAACTTATATATATTCAAGAACTGGCCTTATGTCTTTATTGCATCATTTTACTAAAGGTGGAGACTTGATTAGACCTACTGCCACTCGCTTTGCCACTTCCTATTTGACCTTAGGATGCTTGAATAACAATAAGGGAGCATTGATAAGAATGTTCACATCTCAGCAGTGGAAATCTAGTGCTTTTTCAAAGTCGAATGATGGAGTTTTTGTTGAAAATCATATTACAGATAAGGGATTTTGGAAAAATATCATCATTTGTTTGAGGGGTGCATTTCCCTTAATCAGTGTGCTGCGCATGGTAGACTCTGATGAAAAGCCAGTCATGGGATCCATTTATGAAGCAATGGATCAAGCTAAAGAGAAGATACAAATTGGCTTCAACGGGGTTCAGAGGAGGTAATTATCTTTCATTTTTCACTTACTTGTTTGGTTTTGAAATTTATACACTTCAATGGaataattatttctattttttgtcTCTCTTAGCTACACTCCCTTATGGGAAATCATTGACAAAAGATGGGATAAACAGCTGCACGGGCCATTGCATGTTGCTGGTTATTACCTTAACCCTGTGATGCACTATAGTCCTACTTTTAAGGCTGATTATGAAGTTAAGGAGGGAATGTATGAGTGCTTAAAAAGGATGGTGGGAAACAGGGATGAAAGAATTAAGATTGATGATCAATTGGAGGAATTCAAAAGTAAAGTTGGAATGTTTGGTAGTGAATTAGCTACATGTGCACTTAAGACCAAAACTCCGGCACAGTGGTGGGAATCGTATGGTGATACATGTCCGGAGTTGCAAAGGTTTGCTATTCGAATATTGAGCTTGGCATGTAGCTCATCCGGCTGTGAACGCAATTGGAACGCCTTTGAGAGAGTAAGATTTCAaaatttataaactaatttgtactttgttttttaaattattgtgttttaattaattttataaatatttaggtCCACACCAAGAAAATGAATCGTTTAAAGCAAAAGACCATGAATGATGTGGTCTTTGTGATGGTAAATTCAAGACTAAACAAGAAGAAGCAAGCTAGGAAAGGAAAGAATTATGACATTGATGATCTTGCTTCTGATGATGAATGGGTTGTGGATAATGTTGAAGATAATTCAGATTCGGATTTGGATGCTCCAATTGAAGTTGGAGAAGAAAATGCTAATGGTGGTATTGGTGCTGCACTAGGAGATGATTTAGAGATTCCTAATGACATTGGTCATGCtgaagatgaaattgatgagaatGAAGATCATATGGAGGATGATTTCCCTGATTTAGGATTGAATAATATCATGGATATCTAGAGTAGTAGTTTTACATTAGGATTAAGTTATTTGTTTCTGTTTGAATTATTTGCTTCTATTTGAActtatttgatttgttttgtttcaagTTATGTGATTTGTTTCTGTTTGAATTTCATGTTGAATTGTTTGAGTTTTGAATTTTAATCTTTATGTTTGAGGTTACGATCCTACAGTTTTGTATTACGATCCTTTTCCGATCTATGGTCATCTATTTTGGTAGGATCTTACGATCCGTGTTACGATTATCCGAGTTACGAACTATTACCCTTCTCCCGATCCTAATCCGATTTACGGGTTTCACAATATTGATTTCAACCAACTTGTATAAAAAGGAACAATCAAATAGAATTGAAAAATAGTCTTATATTTAGGATGACATGAACTTTCTGTTGTTAGTTTTAAGACGTTTATATACAAAGatcaaacaaacacaaaaaacacTAATACAAGTCCCTTCAATATAAAAAACTATAGGAAAGAAATATAATTTCATTCTTTCAGAAAATACTGTATTGAACAAAACTACAGTTTATTTTATGAATGAGCCTTTCACGTGTTCAATGGAAGGGATGATTTCATGTTtgcacttttcttctttttccataATAACTTTTTCCACAAACTTCCTTTTCCTGGTTTCTTAGTAGGTACAACAGCCAAATCATTAGCAGCAGCATTGTCGTTGCCATCTCTAAATTCGTTCAAAGCTAAAATCTTCTCCAGAGGCTTTACAAAATCTGGGACGGTGGCGAGATTGGAGTCGCGGTCACTTACTTTAGAAACCTTTGCTTTAGAATCGTCTTCAGACAGCATCTGATCAAGCAGAGATCGATTCTTTGTTTTCATAACTTTTGGGGGAGCATGGCTTGGATTCATTTTTTTTGTCATCGTGGTGGTGGATGGAGTAATCGTATGTTGCACCGCAATGACATTGTCAAAAAGAGATGCATCCTTCGGTGCAGCCAATGACCTCAGTTGCTTCCCAAGGTTAAGGATGGTTTCTTGACACTCAGCCAACTTTTCTGAAGCAGCTGTTATTTCAAAGTCCTGTAGGATTGATAAACACTCTTCAATACAACAGAGATATGAATAGTCaactcataattcaattaaacaacATTTCAAATTATCTATTTCTAGTCAAACATACACTTgggtgtgatatatatatatatatatatatatatatatatatatatatatatatatatatatatatatatatatatatatatatatatatatatatatatatatatatatatatatatatatatatattgatcccCTAACATGTCTATTTGAATAGAAGCA encodes:
- the LOC131621916 gene encoding uncharacterized protein LOC131621916, which encodes MSLLNRRMKPEKEKIFADADGAANLFKRKNNQTTINSIFKKSVREDACMYIASFFYNNVIPFNAVKSEEFLKMCASIARHGIGFKPTSYHELRVTYLNKQVEATKLILEEHKVVWKKSGCTIMTDGWTNRRRRTILNFLVNSPKGTTFLKSIDASDITKIVDKVFNMMDEIVDEIGEEKVVQVVTDNASNYKAADELLMQKRKHLYWTPCAAHCIDLMLEDFEKNIPLHKETVSTGKRITTYIYSRTGLMSLLHHFTKGGDLIRPTATRFATSYLTLGCLNNNKGALIRMFTSQQWKSSAFSKSNDGVFVENHITDKGFWKNIIICLRGAFPLISVLRMVDSDEKPVMGSIYEAMDQAKEKIQIGFNGVQRSYTPLWEIIDKRWDKQLHGPLHVAGYYLNPVMHYSPTFKADYEVKEGMYECLKRMVGNRDERIKIDDQLEEFKSKVGMFGSELATCALKTKTPAQWWESYGDTCPELQRFAIRILSLACSSSGCERNWNAFERVHTKKMNRLKQKTMNDVVFVMVNSRLNKKKQARKGKNYDIDDLASDDEWVVDNVEDNSDSDLDAPIEVGEENANGGIGAALGDDLEIPNDIGHAEDEIDENEDHMEDDFPDLGLNNIMDI